Part of the Paenibacillus sp. YPG26 genome, GTATCGCTGTGATAGGAATCATCGCTCTCGCGGCTGTGCTGGCTATCGTCCGTCTCCGGTTAAGAGGAACCTTTCTGGCTGATGTTCGTGAGGACGAGAGGCAGAAGACCGAGCTGACTGCCGTGCTGCTCTCGGGAGCCGTGGATAAGCCTCGTGAACAGAAGTCAAGACCCTGGATATTCCGGAAATCCAACCATCTGCTTCGTTCACGTGAAGCTCCAGAGCGGATTGCCGAGTCTGCCGTCAAGGCCTTCTATCGCAGTTATGTGAACATCCCGTTGTATTTTCAATTTACATTTATAGGCATGACCGCGTGTTATTTGCCTCCTTTTCCGGTAAATGTTCTGGTCTACCTGTCACTGATTATCTTGCTGTCCTACTGGATGAGCGGGTATCGTAAATATTTCCTTAACTCCCGGTTCATGAACATGCTGCCTTTGGAAGAGTCCACCGCCCGCCGCTTGGCGCCTCCGGCGATGAGATTGCTCATGCTGCCAAGTGTCCTGCTGTTAAGCTTGAGTCTTGGCGTTAAAATACTGCAGATCTGGTGGGCTGTCCCTGTCTTTATTCTTGTCGGGCTTGGGGTGAACTGGTGGGTAAGCGCGTCATTATGGAAGGTATTTGGGGTCGGCGCAGCAGACCGGAGGTCAGCATAATGGAACATTGCAGCTTGTAGTATACAAGTGTCCTCCTTGAATAATAGATTGGCTATATCAAATAACGGGAGCTGGTATAAATGGAATACCGTGTGCGTCCGATGAGTCCGGATGATATCAGACAGGTTCAGGTGGTGGCCAGAGCAAGCTGGCATACAGCCTACCAGGGGATCATTCCCACTGAGATTCAGGACCGGTTCCTGAATTCAGCTTACAGTGATGAGATGATGAAGCGGCGCCTAGAACAGTCATTCCTGTATGTTGCTGAAGATCGCGGCCGGATTGTTGGATTCGCCAATTTCTCACCTGTAAATGAAGACAAGGTAGTGGAGCTTATGGCGATCTATCTGGAGCCTGAATATCAGGGTAGAGGAATAGGCTCGGCACTTCTGCAGGAGGGAATTGTCCATTCGGCTGGAGCGAAAGAGGTCTATGCCCATGTCGAGAGAGAGAATAAGGCCGGAAGAAGATTCTATGAATCGAGGAGGTTCGTTACAGCTGCCGAGTTCGATGATGAATTTGACGGTCACAGGTTAAAGACTCTACGAATGGTGCTCACACTATGAGCTTCATAACAGAGGGCTTCGCTGCCCTCCAATGATAACAGGCCACCCATGGAACTCATCCATGGGTGGCCTGCTTATATATGCCCGTCCCGGGACGGACTAACGCTGATGACGGGTGCTCTCTCCGGCGTGGTAACCCGCCGTATATCCTGTAGTGAAGGCGGCTGTAATATTATAACCGCCTGTGTAGCCGTGGATATCGAGAACCTCGCCGCAGAAGAACAGACCGGGCATCAGCTTGGATTCCATCGTCTTCGGATCAATCTCCTTCAGGTGTACGCCTCCTCCTGTTACAAAGGCTTCCTCAAAAGGCCGGGTTCCCGTCGCCTTCACCGGAAAGCCCTTGAGTACAGAAATAAAGGCGCTCCAGGGCTCCTTCGGCAGATGCTCGTACGTAGTATCGCCAGGAAGCCCGGCACGGCTGAAGAGAAGCGGCAGAAGCCGCTCGGGGATCGTTCCCTTGAGGACATTCTTGAGCGCCTTCTTCGGTTCAGCCGCGGCCAGGCGGCGAAGCTCCTGCTCCAGCGAGCCGGCAGAATGATCCGGGAACAGGTCGATCTGAAGCTGGGCTTCCTGCATCTTATGCTTGTTCTTCACCTGCCTGATGAACTGGCTGCAGCGAAGCGCAATCGGACCTGATAGTCCGAAATGGGTGAAGATCATGTCCCCGCGGTGGGAGATGACCGCCTTGCCTTTCGGATTCATAACGGACAGCTCCACGTCCCGAAGAGACAAGCCTTGCAGTTCCCGGCTTACAATGAACGGCTCCTTGGATACGATAGGCACTTCCGTAGGGTACAGCTCTGTAATGGTATGCCCCGCGGCTTTGGCCCAGGGATAGCCGTCCCCTGTGGAGCCGGTGTGGGGAACGGATCTTCCTCCGGTGGCCACGATCACCGCGGGAGATAATATTTTTTTGCCTGATTCCAGCAGTACGCCCTGTACACCTTCCGCACCATAGAGAATCTCCTTAACCGGTTCCAGCGTGCGCAGCTTCACGCCTAGCGAGAAGGCTTTGCCAACCAGCGCATCGACTACCGTCTTGGCTTTATCGGATACCGGGAACATCCGTCCGTTGTCTTCTTCCTTCAGAGCGATACCAAGATCCTCGAAGAATTGGATAATGTCCCGGTTATTGAAATTAGCGAAGGCGCTATAGAGAAAACGCCCGTTGCCCGGAATGTACCGGATCAGCTCATCAATCTCTTTGGCATTGGTTACATTGCAGCGTCCCCCGCCCGAAATGCCCAGCTTACGGCCCAGCTTGTCCCCTTTATCCAGGAGTACAACGGATGCGCCCTGTCTCGCCGCGGCAATGGAAGCCATCAGTCCCGAGGGGCCGCCTCCGATCACAATTACTTCATATCGATTCATGGTGTCTTCCTTTCACTAACCTTGTTGTTGTTAAGTATATCCTATACGAGTGCACCCGCAATACATAATGGGGCATGGTTCCCTATAAAAAACCTATAAAAAACCTCTATAAAAGACAAACCTAAGGGGGTCCATAGGTTATTGTAAAATATTGTCGGCTATGATTTAATCGTTAACAGAACATGCTCCGCGAAGGAGGAAGAACGTGGTTGCCGTTAAGGAAGTGTTACTTCAACTACTCATTGCGTGTTCGCCAGCCTTTCTATTTCCCCTTGTCTTTGAGAGGAGCAACCCACACCCTGCGCAGAACCAAAGGCTGGAGAGAACCTCGTACTACAATATGCTTCTTATGTCTTGTCTGATCAGTATTTTTATCTGCTCCTTGTTCTCGTCTGAGCTATTCGGGATTATCCCGCTTAATTATTTTTTGCCATCCCTGTTCATAGGGATATTGTATGGAAGAAGACGTGACGGCTTGATCCTGGCTGCGGTGGAGCTGGTTATCTACGCAGTTATGGAGACTCCCTTTGATCTCCCGGACTTCCTTCTGCACACAGGTCTCTGCATGTACCCGTTAGTATTCCTGGCGGCTGGCCGGTTCAAGCGGAGTGGACGGCATGCGAAATATGTCACGCTATCTTTGTTTCTTCTTGTCGGCCAATATTTATCGACCTCGATGTCCTTCCTAAGCCTGCCCATGTCTTACCGGATGAACCTTACGATCATCATATTCGGAATTGTGAATATAATCGTTGCGGTTCTGATTGGCAGCCTGCTCCTGTTTGTAATCGAGAGCTCCCTGGACAAGGACAAGCTGCAAATCCAGGTGACGATGTTATCCAGACGCTACTTCCGTGAAGCTGAGAAGCTTCAGCAGATGATGGATGCGGCTCCATTATCGATCCTACTGCTGGATCAGGAGGGGAGGATCGTCTCCCTCAACCGTACATTCCTGACATACTATTGTGCAACGCATCCTATGGCTACCAGGGAAGAACTGGTAGGCAAGTCCCTCCAGGAGATTATCAAGGAATTCGATTACGAAATTGTAGGTCAGCGGGTGGATAAGACGCCTCTGAACACAGAGAATACCAGTGAGCTGGTACAGAGCAACGGCAGGACTTTCTTTGCTAGCACCTCGCCCATCAAGCGGGGACTCACGGAAGAGACGGTGGGAGCCGTGGTCATTATTCAGGACATCACAGAACTGGAAGCGCTTAGAACAGAGCTCTTCAATGTGGACCGCCTCACTCTTGTCGGACAGATGGCGGCAGGGATTACCCACGAAATCCGTAATCCCATGGCCGTGGTCAGAGGCTTCCTGCAGCTGATGAAGGAGAAGAGTCCTTCCACCCTGGATAACTACTACCGCATTGTGATGGATGAGCTGGACCGTGCCAACAGCATTATTAGTGACTTTCTCTCCCTGGCTCAGACCCGCAGTGTGAACAAAGAGGATTGCCATCTGCACGATATTATTCAGGAATTAAGTCCGCTTCTCTGGGCCGATGCGAATCTCCGGGGGCAGAGCATAGAGCTGAAGCTGGCGGAGCAGCTTCCCCGTCTGAAGCTCAATACCAAAGAGATTAAGCAGGTTATTCTGAACCTGTCCCGGAACGCGATGGAGGCGATGGAAGAGAAGGGTCAGCTGACCTTGGAGACGCGGAGCACCCCGGGCGGAGTGGAGCTTTTGGTGACAGATACAGGTCCTGGGATACCGCCCGCGAAGCAGGAGAAGCTGTTCCAGCCTTTCTTCACAACCAAATCACAGGGTACCGGTCTCGGGCTTGCCCTCTGTCTAAGTATCATTGAGCGTCATCATGGCAAAATCTCTGTCAAATCCGAAGAAGGCACCGGCACGACCTTTTCTGTTCTGTTCCAGGAAGATGCAGGGCATCATACGGATGACAGGTGAGGTACAAGCGGAATTTGCTTTCCTGATCCGGAGTTGTATAATAAACTTATCTTTGAAAAACAAGCTGTGAGAGATTAGTAAGTTAAGGAGTGAAGGATCATGTCCATGTCTTTTGACCAATATATGAGAGATATGGTTCAACCTATGAGGGATGAACTGACTCGTCTGGGAATTCAGGAACTTCGTACGCCGGAAGAGGTGGAAGCAAGCTTCCCAGCCTTGAAGGGTACTTCATTAGTAGTTATTAACTCGGTATGCGGCTGTGCTGCCGGGCAATGCCGTCCAGGGGTAGCCCAGGCGCTAGGGCACGACCTTACACCAGACCACTTGTTCACTGTGTTCGCGGGTCAAGACAAGGAAGCGACAGCGAAGGCGCGCGAATACTTCGCCCCTTATCCGCCGTCTTCTCCTTCCATCGCGCTGCTTAAGGATGGGGAGCTCGTTCACTTTATTGAACGGCACCAAATCGAAGATCGCTCTGCAGAGGAGATTGCGGCTGATTTGACCAGCGCATTCGACCGTTTCTGCCGGTAATACTGAGATGATACGCCCTGCAGATCGGACAACCGATTGTGCGGGGCGTTTGGTTTACGTGGAAGTGGGTTAGTGTACATAGTGAAGGTACAGCTCGTTAAAGCCAATAGAGAGGTGATCATATGAGTTTGCAGCAGGAAATTATTGAACGTTTGGGTGTCAAGCCAACTATTGATGTTGATCAGGAGATCCGCAGACGTATTGATTTTCTTAAAGAATATGTGAAGAATTCTGGCACTACAGGACTGCTAATAGCCATTAGCGGCGGGCTCGACAGTGCGGTAGCGGCGGGTCTCTGCAAGCAGGCAACGGATGAGCTTACAGAGGAGCTCGGCAGGGAATATATCACTCTGGGTGTATATCAGCCTTACGGAACTCAAGAAGATATTGCACACAGCTACGAGGTGGCCGAGGCCTTCGGGTTGACCAAGACGGTAGAGACGAACATTGAGGAAGCCGTCAATGAAATTGCGCTTGAGACCGAGCATGGATTGAAAAATATCGGTATTTCCCGGCATATCAGCTATCAGGGGAAAGGGAATGTTAAGGCAAGAACCCGCATGGTGGTTCAGTATGCCATCGCCTTTGAACTTAATCTGCTGGTAGTAGGTACTGACCATGCTTCAGAAGCCATAACCGGATTCTATACTAAATGGGGCGACGGTGCGGTGGATATCACACCACTCAGCTCACTTAACAAGCGTCAGATCCGACAGATTGCAGCCAAGCTTGGCGTGCCGCAGAGCATTCTGGACAAGGCGCCTACAGCTGGCCTCTGGGAAGGACAGACGGACGAGAAGGAGCTTGGTGTCAGCTACGATGACAACAGCGACTATCTTGAGGGCAAGGAGATCAGTGCCGAGGCTCGTGAGCGTCTGGAGAAATATTATCGGAGAACAGAACACAAGCGCAGTCCCATTCCGGGGATCTAAGGCTCTCTGAAGCTGACCGGACATGGCGCATAGCGAATCATAAAGTCAGGGCCGCCCCTATCGGGACGGCCCTGTTATCATGTGAGGTAAGTATATGAAGAAGATTACTTGTTGATCACAGAATGATGCCGATTGCGGAGCACATCCGAGATGAACAGCTCGCTCGCGTTGAGGGCATCCTTCAGCTGTCGGCTGGCTCCCTGGAAGGGGTGGACCGTGTTAAAGGTATGATTGCCGCCTTGAATCTGTATCCAGGGAATATGAGGATTCGCCTGCACGAGCCGGCGGGAGCCTTCAAGAAGATGATCTTCGGTGCCTTGGACAAGAGCAACCGCGAAGTCGGCAAAAGCAATTCGTCCCAGAATATCATACCTCGCCTGCTGCCGATCAAGGTCTTCGAGGATAACCATGTCCAGCGGCATCCGCTGCCCGGTTCTGCTGTTAATCACATGGCTTCGGCCATACTCACGCATCCCGGTCTTCTGCTCCTCTGTGAACAGGTCAAGATTCGTAACACCGTTCCAGGACAGAACCCCTGTTAAAGTGCGCGGATGATCGAAGCCATAGACCAGGCATACCCCGGCGCCGCGGCTGTGCCCGATCAGAAAGAGAGGCAGTGAGGCGAGCTTCGAATCTTGCCGAAGATGGGCGATAAGAACGTCCATATCACGAAGCTCCCGGTCGTAGGTATTAACCGCGAACTTCTCCATTTCCGTGAATTCCTGCGGATGATCACCAATCCCGTTATGGGAGAAATTGAAAGTGATGACTTCATGATGCCGGCTCAGCTGATCAGCGGCGTAGGGGAACATGGCGAAGTCCTTGAACCCTTTGAACCCATGGGCCAGAATAATCAAGCTCTGCGGGTCAGAAGTCTTGGAAGGGTAACGCGTACACCTGAGTATGTCGGTCTCGTCCAGCGGGATATTGAAATCTATGGGCATCAAGCTCACATCCTTATCTGGGTATGATTTGCATTCATAGGTGTCAATCAGTTCCATTATATCACAGGCGGTGTAAGGACTCGCATGACAGCCCTGTAGTTGATACAATGGATGGGAGCATACACATGGAAGAGAAGGAAGGGTATACGTTTGATTCATGGCATCGGGCATGATGTGGTTGAGATTGACCGGATCAAGGCGCTGACTGACAGCTTGCACGGGGAGCGGTTTCTAAGCCGTATTCTGACTGCCGAAGAGCGGGAACTGGCTGTAGGACGCCGGAGGGCTGCTGAGTATACGGCGGGGCGCTTCGCGGCTAAGGAAGCTGTAAGCAAAGCTTTTGGATACGGGATTGGCGGTATATTAGGCTTTCAGGATATCCAGATCATCCCGGATGCTTATGGCAAGCCCTGGGCGAAGCTCTCAGGAGCGGCTTGGGACCGGCTGGCTATAGGAGAACCGGAAGATTACAGCATCCATGTGAGCATTACTCATGAGCGGCACCTTGCGTCGGCTTTTGTCATCGTGGAGCGTGCCTAGTATATAAGGATTTTAGGAGACAAGGAGATCTAATGCAGCAGGATAACCAACATTTTTTTAGTACAGAGCTTCTGGGATGGTATGAACACGCCAAAAGGGATCTGCCGTGGCGCAGACACAGAGACCCCTATTTCATATGGGTATCGGAGATTATGCTGCAGCAGACCCGGGTGGATACGGTGATCCCGTATTTTCACCGTTTTATCGAGAAATTCCCTACCGTGGCCGCGCTTGCGCAGGCACCGGAGGAAGAGGTGCTTAAATGCTGGGAGGGGCTTGGATATTACTCCCGCGCACGTAATCTGCAGGCCGCTGCGAAGCAGGTCACTGAGCTGCACGGAGGAGTCATTCCCGACGATCTAAGCGCCGTGTCCGCCTTGAAGGGGGTAGGGCCGTACACCCGGGGATCGATCATGAGCATCGCCTTTAACCGGCCAGTTCCTGCGGTGGATGGAAATGTGATGCGGGTACTGTCACGGTTCTTCCTGATTGAAGAGGACATCATGAAGGTGGGCACACGCAAATCCATGGAGGTGCTGGCCGAAGCCCTCATTCCGGAAGGCCGCGCCTCCGACTTCAACCAGGCACTGATGGAGCTTGGCGCACTGGTCTGTACGCCCAAGTCGCCTCACTGCCTGACCTGTCCGGTCATGCAGCACTGCCAGGGCCGCATCGCCGGCATGGAGACACAGCTGCCGGTGAAGACCAAGGCCAAGAAGCCGCGGCCGGAGTACCGCCTGGCCGCGCTCATCGAGGGCCGCGGCGCCGAGGCGGGCCGCGTGCTCGTCCAGCAGCGGCCCGAAGCCGGCCTGCTGGCCCGCATGTGGGAGCTGCCGCACGTGCTTGCGGCAGCGGAAGATCCAGCCGGCGGCGCCGGACTGCCTGATGAGCCGGCCATGGACCGGCTCACGCAGGCCCTGGCCGCCGAAGGGCATTACGCGCAGCCGCAGGGGCTGTATGTGGAAGCTGAACATACGTTCAGCCACATTCAATGGTACCTGCGCGTGTACCGCTTCCGCCAGTCGCCTGAGCTGGGCGCCCTGGCGGCACTTGGCGCTGTAGCGGAGTCCAGCGCCGAGTATGAGCTCGCGGCATCGCGGGAAGATGCCCGGCCGCAGACCCGCTGGATCAATCAGGCGGATATGGAGCAGCTCGCTTTTCCAAATGTGTTCTTGAGGATTCTGAATCAATATTTTGCAAGCAGGAACGGACAGGAATAATCCTTGCGTCTTATGATGATAAAAAAACAGCCTTCAACACCGTGTTAGACGGGTTGAAGGCTGTTCGCTTTGGAAGTGAATTCTCCTAAATCAATAATCATTAAATCATACGATTCTCAACAGACTTCATCTTATTCTGCTGGTCAGGGACGCGGCTCTGATCGTGAATCTCCTGATCATGCTCATGAGCCATCTCTCCATTAACGCTGCGGGCGAAGCTGGTGAACTGTGCTTTTTGCTCGTCGGCCTTATGCTTGGACTTCAGCAGTTCCTGTGGATCATTGGTAGTCATCATCACAACCTCCTTCTCAGAGTTGTTATTACTTTACCCACTTCGTCCGTTTCCAATCAGAAAGATTGAGCCTATCGGTACACCTGATTTTCTTATGCAAGATATCCTGTGCCCAAGCTTCACCACAAAGCAAAAGAGGACCGCATGACGCGGTCCTCTCTTCTGGTTGGTGCTTAATTATTTTTTTGCAGCCTCGTAACGCTTGTTCACTTCGTTCCAGTTGATTACATTCCAGAACGCTGCGATATAGTCAGGGCGTTTGTTCTGATATTTCAGGTAGTAAGCATGCTCCCATACGTCCAGACCCAGTACCGGAGTTTGTCCGTCTTGAAGCGGATTGTCCTGGTTAGGTGTGCTGGTTACAGCAAGCTTGCCGTCCTTGCCTACTACGAGCCAAGCCCAGCCGCTGCCGAAACGGGTAGTTGCCGCTTTAGCGAAATCTTCCTTGAACTTGTCGAAGCCGCCAAGCTCACTGTCGATAGCCGAAGCAATCGCGCCAGTAGGGTTGCCGCCGCCATTCGGTCCAATGATCTCCCAGAAAAGGGTGTGGTTGGCATGGCCGCCACCGTTGTTGCGAACTGCAGTACGGATATTCTCAGGAACGGCATCCAGGTTGGAGATCAATTCTTCAACACTCTTATCTTGAAGCTCTGGTGCGCTTTCGAGTGCCGCATTAAGATTAGTGACATATGTGTTGTGGTGACGATCATGGTGGATGTTCATAGTCTGTTCGTCGATATGTGGTTCAAGTGCATTTGCTGGGTAAGGCAATGCTGGTAATTGATGAGCCATTTGTGAATCCCTCCTGTAATGTGATTATTATTTAACACATGCAAAAGAGCACCAATGTATGTACCGATGCTACTATATTTATTAAACCTTATAATAAAAAGTAAATCAATAGGGATGTAAGGAAACACCTGGATATTGACCGTCCAATATGGCATTCTATTCTTATAGAGAGATAGTTCCAGATCAATAGGAGAAGTGGAGGCGGTACCTACTTATGCACAAGGAAGAAACTGCACTGCCGGATTCCTCAAAAGCCGGACAGTCCAGACTCTGGGAGCTTCTTGGTGTCTCTACCAAGCTGGGATTGACCTCGTTCGGGGGACCCACTGCCCATCTCGGTTATTTCCATAACGAATATATCCGGCGCAGGAAATGGATGGACGAACGAAGCTACGCTGACCTGGTTGCCTTGTGCCAGTTCCTTCCCGGGCCAGCAAGCAGTCAGGTTGGGATTGGAATTGGCATCATGCGCGCCGGTCTGCTTGGCGGGATTGTCGCCTGGCTTGGCTTCACGATCCCCTCGGTGATTGCCCTTATCCTGTTCGCCGTACTGCTGCAAGGGACGGATCTCAGCCAGGCAGGCTGGATTCATGGACTTAAGATCGCCGCCGTGGCTATCGTAGCGCACGCTGTTCTGGGAATGGGGCAGAAGCTTGCCTCTGATAAAAAGCGGGCGACGATTGCGGTTCTGGCCGCCGCGGTCATACTGCTGTGGCAGACCGTATTCAGCCAGGTTGTTGTTATTACTGCCGCCGGTCTGCTTGGCCTTTGGTTATACCGTAAGGCGGACGTGCCGGAGGTTCCGGATGTGGATGTGCCCGTGAAGCGCAGCTTCGCAATAGCATGCTTAACTGTGTTAATCGGGCTGTTAGCTGCGCTGCCTCTGCTTCGTATGATTATCGAGCACAAGGGTCTCGCTATCTTCGACAGCTTCTACCGGTCAGGGTCGCTCGTGTTCGGGGGAGGACACGTGGTGCTTCCGCTTCTGGAGAGGGAGACCGCCGGGGCGGGCTGGATCAGCAAAGCTGACTTCCTTGCAGGCTACGGTGCTGCGCAGGCAGTTCCAGGCCCGCTGTTCACGTTCGCCTCATATCTAGGTCAGATGACCGCGGGAATCAGCGGCGCGGTCATTGCCACGCTGGCGATCTTCCTGCCTGCCTTTCTGCTCATCGCAGGAACGCTGCCGTTCTGGAGTCATCTTCGGCGGAATACCAAGGTTCAAGGCGCGCTTGTTGGGATCAACGCAGCTGTAGTAGGTATCCTGCTCGCCGCCCTCTATAATCCGCTGTGGACAACGACGATTATGAATTCAGCCGACTTCGTGCTGGCTTCGATCCTGTTCGTCCTGCTTGTCTACTGGAAGCTGCCGCCTTGGGCTGTTGTCGCGGCCGGGGCAGCTGGCGGCATGGTTGTCTCCGCCCTCCAGGTCTGACTGGCGGCTGGTAGTTATTGTGATAATTTTTGTTCAAATCTATACCTTAGGGGCTTATAAATAGAATAAATCCTTGTCCGCAAAGGCTTCTCTTAATGAGAAGCCTTTGTCATAGAATAGGGGTAAAAAACCAAAATCAATGTAAACGCTTTCTATTAAGCGCTTTCAGAAGAAAACAGGTGATTTGCTTAGATAAATGTGGTTTAATGGTCAAGGAAGCATTAATTTATCGGTTTTTGTCATGAAATATGTTCGATTAATGTAAAATTTAAATCGGCCCAGGTGGAAGGAATCTATGCCGATTTTACTTTGCGTTAATCCATCTTGTCAGGAAAAGGGAGATAATAGGATGCGGGTTCGTTCCTTTCAATTGAGTGACGCAAGTCAAGTCATGGAACTTTTGCAGGTCGCCTTGTCAGAAGATTGCTACGAGGATACTAAGCGGGCTTTTGCCCGGCAGCTTTCTTGGGATTCCGAACTTATTGTAGTAACGGAAGTGGATGGGGAAATCGTAGGTGCTTTAATTGGAACGATCGATCAGAACCTGGGCTGTATCTACCGGGTTGCGGTACATCCGGAATACCGGCGTCAGGGTGTAGGCAAGAACCTTGTGTCGGCTATGGAACAGCGGTTCCAGCAGCGTAATGTAAGTCGTATCATGGTTGCGGGAGATGAACATAATCTGGCTGCCATGCCGCTCTATGAAGCGATGGGTTATGCGGGTCGTATTCTTGAGGCTTTTCAGAAGCTGGGAATCGCGGCTACCCACTCTTTATCCAGATCCTAGATCTTAGAATAAGTCCGAGCTTTATCTCTTATAGCATATCTTTCCGTTCATTGCATTTGGCGGTTGGATATGCTTTTCTATTATTGTAGAACAACATGACATTAATCAGGGCGGGGTGCCGGATGGAACCTGTATTTCCTTCAAGCGGGAAGACTAGCGGACGGGGGCCAGCCTCATCTGACGGCAGTCAGAAGAGCTTGCTCACCGAACTGTGGGAAGTAATTCGAACGGTAGGGATTGCTTTCATTGTATTGCTGCTGCTTAATATATATGTTTTTAATTTGTCAGTGGTTAAGGGGCAGTCTATGGAACCGACGCTGGAAGAGAGCGAAAGACTGTTCGTGAACAAAATAATCTATGATTTCCGGGATCCGCAGCCTGGTGAAGTTGTGGTTCTGAAGGATCCAAGCGATGGGCCGGATAAGAAGGAATATCTGGTTAAGCGTGTTATCGCCGGACCTGGAGATATCGTAGAGGCGAGAGATCGTGAGTTGTATGTGAACAGCATCGCACTGAATGAGCCGTACACGGATATCCGGATTGAGGATGCGGACTTCGGGCCGGTGGTCCTTGAGTCAGACGAATACTTCGTGATGGGCGACAACCGGCATGCCGGGCGAAGCAAGGACAGCCGTTACTTCGGGAATGTGAAGAAGAATCAGATTACAGGCCGTGCTGAATTTGTATTCTGGCCGTTAACCAAGATCCGCGGTCTGTAGCGGATGAATAGAAATATGAGGTGAGAAATATGGCGCAGGAGGAACATTCCAGGGAACCGGCAAGCTCTCCCTGGATGAAGCTGAAGCGTGAAATCCAAGCTGCTGCGTCGTCCCTGGGCATTGATGATATTGGATTCGCTACGGCGGACCCTTTTCTATCTCTGAAGGAAGTGCTGCTGGACCGGCGCCGCAAAGGTTATGAATCAGGATTCGAGGAACCGGATATTGATAAAAGAATCTACCCTGAGCTGTCGCTAGCGGACCCCGCTTCGCTCATCTCCATCGCGGTGGCTTATCCCTCCAAGATGGAGAATCCGCCGAAGTCGGAGCCCGGCGCTAACCGGGGCATTATGGCCCGGTCGGCTTGGGGAAGGGACTATCACCATGTTC contains:
- the mutY gene encoding A/G-specific adenine glycosylase translates to MQQDNQHFFSTELLGWYEHAKRDLPWRRHRDPYFIWVSEIMLQQTRVDTVIPYFHRFIEKFPTVAALAQAPEEEVLKCWEGLGYYSRARNLQAAAKQVTELHGGVIPDDLSAVSALKGVGPYTRGSIMSIAFNRPVPAVDGNVMRVLSRFFLIEEDIMKVGTRKSMEVLAEALIPEGRASDFNQALMELGALVCTPKSPHCLTCPVMQHCQGRIAGMETQLPVKTKAKKPRPEYRLAALIEGRGAEAGRVLVQQRPEAGLLARMWELPHVLAAAEDPAGGAGLPDEPAMDRLTQALAAEGHYAQPQGLYVEAEHTFSHIQWYLRVYRFRQSPELGALAALGAVAESSAEYELAASREDARPQTRWINQADMEQLAFPNVFLRILNQYFASRNGQE
- a CDS encoding superoxide dismutase; this encodes MAHQLPALPYPANALEPHIDEQTMNIHHDRHHNTYVTNLNAALESAPELQDKSVEELISNLDAVPENIRTAVRNNGGGHANHTLFWEIIGPNGGGNPTGAIASAIDSELGGFDKFKEDFAKAATTRFGSGWAWLVVGKDGKLAVTSTPNQDNPLQDGQTPVLGLDVWEHAYYLKYQNKRPDYIAAFWNVINWNEVNKRYEAAKK
- a CDS encoding chromate transporter, which encodes MHKEETALPDSSKAGQSRLWELLGVSTKLGLTSFGGPTAHLGYFHNEYIRRRKWMDERSYADLVALCQFLPGPASSQVGIGIGIMRAGLLGGIVAWLGFTIPSVIALILFAVLLQGTDLSQAGWIHGLKIAAVAIVAHAVLGMGQKLASDKKRATIAVLAAAVILLWQTVFSQVVVITAAGLLGLWLYRKADVPEVPDVDVPVKRSFAIACLTVLIGLLAALPLLRMIIEHKGLAIFDSFYRSGSLVFGGGHVVLPLLERETAGAGWISKADFLAGYGAAQAVPGPLFTFASYLGQMTAGISGAVIATLAIFLPAFLLIAGTLPFWSHLRRNTKVQGALVGINAAVVGILLAALYNPLWTTTIMNSADFVLASILFVLLVYWKLPPWAVVAAGAAGGMVVSALQV
- a CDS encoding GNAT family N-acetyltransferase gives rise to the protein MRVRSFQLSDASQVMELLQVALSEDCYEDTKRAFARQLSWDSELIVVTEVDGEIVGALIGTIDQNLGCIYRVAVHPEYRRQGVGKNLVSAMEQRFQQRNVSRIMVAGDEHNLAAMPLYEAMGYAGRILEAFQKLGIAATHSLSRS
- the lepB gene encoding signal peptidase I, giving the protein MEPVFPSSGKTSGRGPASSDGSQKSLLTELWEVIRTVGIAFIVLLLLNIYVFNLSVVKGQSMEPTLEESERLFVNKIIYDFRDPQPGEVVVLKDPSDGPDKKEYLVKRVIAGPGDIVEARDRELYVNSIALNEPYTDIRIEDADFGPVVLESDEYFVMGDNRHAGRSKDSRYFGNVKKNQITGRAEFVFWPLTKIRGL